A genomic segment from Peribacillus sp. ACCC06369 encodes:
- a CDS encoding YlaI family protein — protein MKVKCVICDQIESIPDDSPEAKKLRNRPIHTYMCNTCNQRIEERTNERIATGNFRLYRTIKNEDEW, from the coding sequence ATGAAGGTTAAATGTGTAATATGCGATCAAATTGAATCGATCCCCGACGATAGCCCAGAAGCTAAGAAACTTCGCAACCGTCCTATACATACCTATATGTGCAATACATGTAATCAACGCATAGAAGAGCGTACGAACGAACGGATTGCAACCGGAAACTTCCGTCTTTACCGGACAATCAAAAATGAAGATGAATGGTAG